In Vicia villosa cultivar HV-30 ecotype Madison, WI linkage group LG7, Vvil1.0, whole genome shotgun sequence, the DNA window tatatatatatatatatatatatatataaaagatggaTTTTTATGTGGTTTAGCACATAGACATTGAGTCCAACccaaaatttttttcttttgttatgtGTCCACCAAAAGTTGAAGGAAGGAAAGAAAGTCTAAAGTCAATTTTTAGATACGACAAGACAAGTGTTACTATGAGTATAAGTGAATGTACTTGTCTGTTAGATATTTTGGCataatgttaaattttttttattaattttgtataTTGGACGGTATCTCTAGATCATCATGTGCACATTTGTATTAAGGTTCTTAGAATTCACTTAGAACATGTTTGAAAAAGGTATCATGCATCAAAAATTAGTTATATGACATTAAAATTCAACTGCAagtttcaaaaattaatttttgctcAAAATACAAGTGTATGTATCGACACATAAATTGCATCGGTCGACACATGTATTGCAAAAATAAAACTTGTAGCTTATGTTTCTATGTGTCGACACACAACATTACAGGTTGACATATACTGGAAAAAATTACTTCTATATATCGACACATACGAGTTTTAGGTCGATACGTGTACTGTAGTTTTAAAGCCTATAGCTTCTGTTACTCACAGATCGACACATAACCTAATATGTATCGACACATCTGTGACACATGACTTATATGTGTCGGCATatactgtttatttttgaaaaatgttttttcAAACTTATAGGTTTCTCTTTTGCCTCCAATTTACACACTTATAAATatttcatacatacatcattttcaatttgataaaactataaatacatacaaaaattactcatcatcttcaaccttctatCTGTACATACACATTAGCAAATTacacataattatttttttttcttgggTGTCATCTAGACTTTAAATGTCAAATTacacataataatttaaatttttttcgtgAAAAATTGTTTCGTCATATTATCGGATTCGCAGGAGTgtcaatttcaccttaaagagtGTCCGGTAAATTTTTCATCATACCCTCAAACCCCACCCTTATTTCTATTTCTAATCCTATCAAACGTTACAATTTATCTACTCGTgcttataaaaaaacaatttatctACTCATCATTTCCAAATGTTCTCGATCTTGTACATTTATATATGCTTATGTCCACTCAAACACAAAGTGCACacctaaaacaaaaacaaaaagtaacATCTTGCTATTTCATTATTGTCAACGATGCTAAAGATCCCGTATACCATGTCGTTAAGTGAGAAAAAAAAGAGTAGTCCTTTTTTTCCGACTAAGGTTTTTTATTCGAGTGAAACTCcaatttttttactaataaaaagACGACGAACGAGGTTACTTAATTGAAATATAGTTTTGAGTTGTATTTGAATTAGGACAGGTGGTGCACATATGTATAGACGGTCTTATTAGGTTTTGATGAAAGCCACACATCATCCTAATAAATTCAATCTTTGATAGTATTTGATTCAAACAACACAATAAGTGTTAAATTTAATCTAACCAAAATCTCTTAAGCATAACCATAAAATACTATATCAGCAATTAAAGACTCACTTAAAACACTACCATCTAAGCTATAATGATCGATGAAACCATGATAAAAGTTGTAAAGTAAGACAACTTCCATGAAGGTTATATCAATACCGTTAGTGAAATTCAATATAATGACAATTACCTTATATGATAACTCAGTATGAGTTTACGCAACACTAAATAACTtagaaatttcatttttattacaaCATCAATGGATACATGAAGAAAGGTAGCAGGAGTTGTAATTGTTTAAGATAGAAACAGAAATGTTGCCACTTCACATTGATTAAGCTTAAAAACAATGTCACTTGTTGAGTTTCACCTTTGAAATTTTTCCAACCATTGTTGAATATTATTTGTGTGCTTACTTGTTGCAATAAGAACGGAGGCAACAAAATCATTTATAAGGTTATTCTCAATTGATCTCCATTTAGCTTTGTTATTGAAAGTGAGGCACGCAACAATATGTTCACAAAATTTCCACGTAgggttgttaaaaaaaaaaaaactaaaccgTACCGCGAACCGAATCGTATTGAAGTTAAAAATAACCGAACCGTTATGTTTGGTTAGTGAACCAAACCATATTGTACAAACAATTTTAGAACCGAACCGAAcctgaaaatgaaaaataaaaaaaaaacaagttttaatttttttaaaaaaataattataaaaatagtttaatgGTTCGGTTTCTTTAATAAATGATtcggtttgaaaaaaattaacTATTAACGGTTCGGTACGGTTCAGAATTTCGAAATGGTATACCAAATTAATTATTATGGTTTGGTTCGGTTATTAGTAAATTGAAACAGTTCGGTTCGGTTCGAATTCATTTTAATTATGATTCGGTTCGATTCAATTTAATTTTCATAGTAAACCATACCATGAACAGCCCTATTTCTACATATTGCTAATGCAATCCAATAATAAGTAACTAGAAAAAACAAAACCGTCAGCATgaatcaattttgaaactttaaaaaaattaaaaaatgtgtgAATATGCCAACTATGATCAAAAGAATCTAAGTTTGCAAAGCTGCCCAACCCATCTACCATGATGAAAATTTCTTAATGTGAACCATCTATACATTTGAGTAAGAAAAGCCACAAGACATATTGAACTAAGTCATTATGTGTATAACCACTAAGCAAGGAATGCCAAAAAATTCTTAATTCAATAATTTTGCAAACCAACTTTACAAAATTACACAAGAGGATGGAGTCATGGAGTACCACTCATGATGAAATGATTTCATTATAATTAATTTCATTATAATTTCTTAACTCACTTGTTCCAGTTGAAAAATCTTAATCATATTTAAGATCAAACCCCACCTCAAATGTAACAAACGAAAAACTCCACCTCAAATCGTGTGTTGTCAATGTTACCTAAAAAGTTCTAGCAAACTTGTAAAACGCTCTTCTATAGACTTTTTGGCATGCATTGAGACCCGTAGCTATCATGAGTCCATGACTCTTGTTTTTATTAGCTCATATCAAATTCACATAATAATTGTGAGAAGAAAAAACTAGAAATTTAAACGATAATCATGCTTTTCACATGGACAGCTAGCAGTTCCATGTATACATTGGATAAATATCGAAATGAAGGGAGTTCGGGTTCCAAGGGTCTGTTCTTGGAGTTTCGAGTTCGATGGTGCCCGGGACCAAAACAAATTCCAAACTCTTAAGGACTACGCGGGGTGAAAGCCCTCAATGTGGATTAGTCGATCAGACtgaatttatttatttggttTAGTTTTCTAAACAAATTCATTCCAAGTTTTGATGATGATTGGATTAGGTCGGTTTTCGATTTTCATTATCTCTATTCTCTATATTATAAAGTAATTGTGGTTGAAGAATAATTTTCCTGTACAAAACAGAAAAgatttgaaatattaaatatctagttttcaaataaataaaaaattacattatCAAGTTATCATATAttcttttactattttaatttaaataggaaTCATTAATACTGAAATTTGAATATTAAATAGAATATATAATTATCAATACCTATAACTATCTATAATGGAGATATATATGTTTTTAGActaacttataacttatttttgttCTTAAAacattctttattttctttttttaataaaatccgGCTTAAttgcagttttggtcccccttttatttatttttttgagttttggtccccctattttaaaatccggaattatagtccctatattttagttttttgaggattttagtCCCTCTGCAAATTCAaaggcaattttaaatgaaatgatgctCACATTAATGACGTGTCAATGTCAATTCAGCAGTGATATGttcaaaaaaaactatttttatttaagatttatgttaaacatgtcatcaatgtgaggtttatttcattaaaaattgtctTCGGATttgcagggggaccaaaatcctctaaaaactaaaatagagggactaaaattcaggattttaaaatagggggaccaaaactcaaaaaaaagaataatagggggaccaaaactgcaaTTAACCCTAATAGGCAATAAAGTACTATTAAAAAACGGTGTTGTTAGTAACTTCTGTCTGGTATCCATTATAAATATTTAAGTGTTAATAACTtccatttttttcatatttatccGTTACTATTTTCTCATATAAACAGTGGCGAAGTCAAAAAAGTTATAAAATCTGTGGAAATATTTAAATACCGCAAacttattatatataatatataaatagtcattaaACAGAATAAAAAATGAAAGATAACCTTACAATAGGATGTAAAATAAAAACACGAGGCAAATGTCCTTTCCGAGACTTTTTTacggtgaatgttcgaataatatcaatatcatcaagtgacttgaatatctccctCTCAGTGTGACATaccatcaagtcattgaaccacacatcgttgatcttattgcgcaatttagacttgataatcttcattgctgaaaagGCTCTTTCAACGGATGCTTTCGACACTGATAATATCAAAGCTAACTCAATAAATTTGTAAACCAATAGAAATACCAAATGTCtctcagtttgaaccatcttcatagccaaactttgaacatcttcacaagtaaaaaatgaagcatttcttttcACTTGAAGAACATAAGTTTCAAGTTGATCCCTTATTGTTCCACGGTCAACATCAAAAGAGTCTCCATGACAAATATCAACAAGACGGACAAgcttatcaacatcaaacttggaGAAAGAGTTCTTGGGTCAAGACATTAGAAGCAATCAAGGATAATGTTACTTCCTTCACTAAAGCGATGATCCATCTCGACACATATTTTGTCAATAGCTACATAAAAACTCTCTGCTCGGTAATAATGAAGATTAGTGAGAGTTCTTCCTTCTTCCCTTGACCGACCCTGAACTGGTATCTCATCATCCATATTTGGCATTGGAATACATTTAGCAACATAAAATTCATGTACATCGGCAAATAAATTATCCTAACCACTATCTCTCATTGTGGCCAACCGAGCTTTGACAATATCAACTAATTCCATAGCATTCATAATATTAAGATCATTTCTTTGCAATACATTTGAAAACTCGTTTGtgataccaaacaactttaacattaacttcaaaataaaagaaaatttaaaactcTCCATTTTTTCTATCAAACCTGCTGCTTGAGATGCTACACATCCATCTCCATCAATCATACTAAGTACCTTTAACACATATGACCATATTTGATCCAAACGAATTAATGTAGTATGATGTGAACCCCGTCTAGTATCCTCGGGTCTAGTGAGACTAGATGATTGGTGCAATAACCTTCCTCTAGATATCTCACCCCTCTCAAGTTGATTTAAAATATCTTGGTGTTATGCTTCCGTTAAAGCATTCCTCCTCTTACAAGACGCACTCGTTGTGTTCACAATCAAGGATATGTACTCAAAGAAATCATGAATAGATGAGAAACTACTAGCAACAGACACAACAACCAATTGCAAATGGTGAGCATATCAATGGACATAGAAAGAATAAGGGTTTTCATCTAGAATCTTTCTTTGCAAACCATTAAATTCACCTCTCATATTTGTAGCTCTATCATATCCTTGCCTCCGTATCCTTGAAATAGATATAGTATAtttatcaagaataccataaagaGCATCCTTTAATGCCTCAGATGTAGTATCTTTGATATGATGTAGATAAATAAATCGTTCCACAATATGCCCTTTGttgttaacaaacctaaaacaaattcaaaaagtTTACTTGGCGGCATAGTAAGTAATGAAAAAtggaaattgaaaataaatacaACTACTAACATCAACATCACTGCCAAGATCTTCCATAATCACATTGGTAACTTCATGTGCACAACACATTGCAAGCTCCTTTTGAATGTCACTGGAAACCATTATGCAATTTTTTCTACCACGTTCAAAAGTATCGCTCACTTGTTCATCCTTAGCTTTTACCCAATCTACCATCTCTCTAAAATTTCCCTTATTTAGAGAAATAGAGAATTCATCATAGCCACTGAAAGTCATGCCTTGTGCAATTAGATATCTTGAACAATCTACAGAACAAGTCAAACGAATCTTATATAATTCTTCCGACTCCTTGGTTGCTCTAGCAAACTTACTAGCCACACTTtgtctttgattattataatcatcGTAGTGCTTAACACATGAGTTGTGCAAATTATTATGACTACCAACGTGATCTTTTAAGCCTTGAGATGCGTACTTCCAATATTTATATCCACTTTTAGTGAAAACTTCAAAACCAAAGTGCTCGGCCCTCCCTGGTCTCTTAAagagaaagcaataaaaacaataaGCTACATCTTTAATCTCATTGTATTCTAACCATGCATAATTCTTATACCATGATTTACTAAATGCTCTTTTAGCACTTCCAAATGGAGTACGAGGAAAGCTTGTAAAATCTGGTTGCATTGGACGCTTCAATATATATGTTTTCCTCACTTGGTCTTGAATATCCAGAGCATACTCATTAATTTGTTTCGTAAGACCTAGAtcacgcacaatctcatttggattAAACTCATCAATCACATTATCAGGTAGTGATTATAATTCGGTCTCCGGTTGCCCAACATTCACATTTTCAATACtttctctatcaaccaaaaatcTCTTCATCTCTgtcattgaataaaataaatcaaacaatgaATAACAATATAACCAATAAAATTATCACAAGTTGATAACTTTTGAGGATTACATTAAGTGTCTATcctatttttctattttacaaCTTTGtttcatattattcattgatCCTCACACGGTTTCAAGAATAAAGGTGTGGCTAAATAATTATCATCTACCTAGCTAGCAACACACGAAGGGATAATAATATAAGTTACTGATCTCTTAAACTAGCATATGTGTATAACATAAGTTATCTCTTAAACTATAAACTAGCTTATAGATATAAGCTATTTTTTCAGCACATAGCTTATGTAATCCCATGatatctttttctctttcttctcaTAATATCCTTCTTCTCAAACACTCTTCATCTTCATCGCCACAACAACACCATAACCTAATTTCCCACCACAATAAAATCAAATCCTTTCAAAACCCTACTAGAAAAGCCTTCTTTCAATTTCATTTCAATATTATTCAAATCATACACAAAAAATAAAACTTTGATCAAATCATCAACGTTCTTCATTCTCtaaattcaaatcaaatctttCTCTCAAATCAAAATTTCATGAATCTTGCAAACTagaaaatcaaaatataaatGGAGAAGGAAGGTTACCAAATCGGGGAAGGTTGGGAAAACGTTAGTGGAGAAAGCGTGAGAGGCTTGGGGGTCGTCAACGGAGGTGGCTGTGGATAGTCTGCTGTCCGAAATACTGTGTTGGCGGTGTGGTTCGCATTGTCGTCTCTctgtctctttttttcttttgaacgtTTTACTTTCTCACTTTTTTCCTTACTTGTTTTAATCTTAATTTAATATTGGCTTTTTTTTAATCctgctcaaaaaaaaaaaatattgggcTGGACAATGGTCCACCCTAGCTAGGCCCAAGTTTTGCCTATGCATATAAATACTTTACACATccgtaaaattataaattttttaattgaattatgtaTGATATGACAGAGATACCGTCAAATCATAGGTTACCAAAATTGTCAAGTTGGTTTTCATAATTGAGAAACAAATGAATCTAAATCAATTCTAAAATTAAAACACACATACACAATATCAGGGACTAATATGGTCTAAGATAACCCGAGAAGGTTGGTCTAGTGGGAGGCTGCTTGGGTCTTAAGGGTATGCTCCTCTCGAGGTTCTGAGTTCGAAGGAGCTTAGGACCAACTTTCGAAGACTACGTGAGACAGTAATACTCTCGGATGGATTAGTCGGTACGGAAGGAAGTAGACcactctattaaaaaaaaatatggtCTAACATTAACAAGTATTACTTTTATGTATCCTTTCTCTCTTTTATTTCTAATTATGTACTTTTTTTTGTTAACTTCTCATTTTGGTATTAGGTGGATGCAAAGAGTATGCCACAATGTATATAAGATAAAGAAGAAGATAAGAAAATTTAATGGAATAGTTTCAAATAAAAGCCTATGTGATTTATGATGTGAGTTGTTGTTTTAAAGActttgaaattattaagtatttattatgcttttgtattttcttttcttgaaTTCATTTTAacctttccattttttttaagCTTTGATGttcaatttttatattatattttaggtTAAATACAATTTTGATCTataaaatttctcaaattttaattgtttgattttggtctctcaaattttttaattgtttaattttgtCCCCTTTTACATTTGATAATCCTCAAATAACATGTGGactaaaatttttttatttactttttctctctctcttttttttttttataattttcttttctacaattttatttttcttctctttttaatagttaaactttgaatttaatatcttaaaatttttaaatatttcattcaacatATGCCTAATTGTAAATTATTTTGACAATGAAAAAGATAGTACGCtagataattaaaataaataataaattcttTGGCCAATAATTCCCTCGTATTTAAGGATAAAGTTTAGAAGTCTAACaatcatattttttataaataaattttaatcttTCTATAAGAGATATTGTAGGTTTGTCCTTATATTCTAAAATAACTTTGTTAAAAGATTCACACGTGTTATTGATTAAagaatatgttattttaattaactattttaattagttagtggtttattttttttttttgtcagaaTCATTTGTCATTAAGTATATGTTGAATGAAATAATTaactatttaaaaaagaaaatagaattgataaagaataatatatatatatatatatatatatatatatatatatatatatatatatatatatatatatatatatatatatatatatataaaagagaaaaaagtaataaaaaaatgcAAGGTTTAGTCTACATGTTAAAGGAATGTTTCACTAACTAGTTATTTCTTGCCTAAACCTTCCATTTTAAATATCTAGGCAGGGGTGTCTAACACATTTCCCTCATCCAACATACTCTTGATCCTTTATTCGGCTGCAATGAtagtcttttcctttttctttgggtTTTATCATTATTTCTCCTATTCCTTGGGAATGAAGAAAATATGGTGGCGACTTGTGATTTTCCGGTCGCGACAACTAGAGACCTTCCTTAAAGAGAGTTCACTGTACCCTCTAGTTTTAGGGTTTGCGTGTTTTTCTTACatgtttcctttttttaattctttccttttattattttatatatatatatatatatatatatatatatatatatatatatatatatatatatatatatatatatatatatatatgggacgactcaagtgagaacacttggttgttattattatgagaaatgagaacaatgaatcacaaccattaaattttgatttgttgattttaatgaactagattggtttctcttttaaagatccttaatatttattttaaatcaacatagaaagagaaaccaatccaattcattaaaatcaacaaatcagaatttaatggtcgtgattcattgttctcatttctcataataataaccaagtgttctcacttgagtcgtcccatatatatatatatatatatatatatatatatatatatatatatatatatatatatatatatatatatatatatatatatatatatatatatatatatatatatatatatatatatatatatatatatatatatgttgaaggTGTATGAACCTTCCATTGAAGAATAAGAGAAGAAGAAGCTCTAAGAAGATAAGGTTCTATATTGTGTGAACAAGATGATACAATACGTGTACAGATAGCTTTATATATACAGCCATATACATTGTGCCAGCTCAGCATTAGTAGAGTAACTAACTAACAGAAACAGTTGCATTATTTATCTAGTCAGCAAGCCTTTAAATATGCATAATATGCATATCTCTAACATCCCCCCTCAAACTCAAGGGGGCTGAGAATGCAGAACCTTGAGTTTGTTTTGCAAAAGTTCAAATGCAGCAGATCCCTAAGGCTTGGTCAACGCATCAGCAATCTGAGCAGCGGCTGGGACATGTTGAATAAGCATTTGTTTGGCCACGACACGTTCACGGACAAAGTGTATATCCAGCTCTATGTGCTTGGTACGGGCATGAAGGACTGGGTTGTGAGATAGCAAAACCGCACTGAGGTTGTCACATAGCAAAATAGGAGCATGAAACAGGATGTTAAGTTCAGCAAGCCGTGATTCCAGCCACAGCATTTCTGAAGTCGTATGAGCTATAGCCCGAAACTCCGCCTCAGTGCTGGAACGAGCCACCATGGATTGCTTTTTAGAGCTCCAGGCTACCAGGTTAGGACCAAAGAAAATACACGAGCCAGAAGTAGACCTGCGATCATCCGGGTCACTAGCCCAATCTGAATCACTGTAGGCGCGGATAGAGAACTTAGAGCCAGAGACGGAAGGGGCTAGAACAAGCCCATGAGTGGCAGTACCGCTCAAGTACCGGAGGATTCGCCTAACTGCAGACCAATGAGTGTATAACGGATTAGCCATGTACTGACAGGCTTTATTGACACTAAAGGCTATATCAGGGCGTGTAAGTGTGACATATTGAGGGGCTCCTACTATAGAGCGATATAAGTGAGGATCTGAAAAGAGATTCGTGCCATGTCTGCTTAACTTGCAGGTTCTCATCATAGGGGTAGGAACTCCATTTGcattgaccattttggctttgcTTAGGAGGTCCTTAATATACTTGGTTTGTGACAGGGAAAGGGTGCCATTGTCTCTGAACTGAACCTCAATTCCCAGAAAGTATGTAGGTCTACCAAGCTTTTTCAGAGCAAACTTGTGATGGAGTTTGTTAATAAGTTCATGAACAAGAGTAGTACTTGACCCAGTTAGaagaatatcatcaacataaactaaGGCATAAAGAGAGATACCTCGCTTAGAGTATACAAAGAGAGAGGTGTCACATCTAGAAGCAACAAAGCCAAATTCCAAGAGTGCTTGAGTGAGTTTCTCATACCAGGCCCTAGGGGCTTGCTTAAGCCCATAGAGAGCTTTGTGGAGTTTGCAGACTAGAGTTTTGTCAGCAAAAACAAACCCTGGAGGTTGTGTCATATAGACCTCCTCTTGAAGGACACCATTTAGGAAAGCATTGTTGACATCCACTTGTTGAATATCCCATTGATATGTTAGTGCCAAACTGAGGATCACCCTGATGGTAGTTGGTTTGACCACAGGAGAGAATGTCTCTGTGAAGTCAAACCCATGCTCTTGATGAAATCCTTTAGCAACCAGCCGTGCCTTGTGTTTGTTGACAGTACCATCTGCATTCTGCTTAAGTTTGAAAACCCACTTGCAACCCACAGCTTTTCTGTCAGGAGGGAGCTGAGTCAAGGTCCAAGTATTTTTAGCCTGTAGAGCTTTAAACTCTTGTGTCATAGCTTGTGCCCATTCAGGAGAATTCAAGGCCTGTTTGACAGTGGTGGGTTCAGTTGAGGTCGTGGCAATGAGGGCTTTGGGTTTAGACATCCTTGTTTTGGCTCTAGTGAGCATGGGATGATTATTAACCAGTAATGTAGTAGGATTGTGAACAGAGTGAAAAGAAGATGAATTAGAAGACTCAGAACCAAGGATAGGGGAGGATATAGTGAGTTCATTTGAGGAATGTGGTAGAGACACAGACTCTATAGCATTAGGCTCCACATGGGAAGAATGTAAAGCTTCACTAATGACAGGCTGTATGAGCACAGGATCACCACTTTTTATGACATTAGGCATAACAAGTGAGGTGTTTAGAGAGTCAGGAGTGACAATAGCCTGAGTATAGGAGGATGCATTTACCCTCGGGCTAAGAACAGATGTGCTATGAGCAGGGGAAGAATTAGTGGATATTGGTAGTACTGCAGAGTCCAAAGGGACTGCAGGAGACAGCTTGTGATGGGACTGAGAAGCTGGAGGACTAAGCAGAGCAGAGTCTAACACATGGGTGACAGAGAGACTATTATCTGCTGGTTGTTGACCATTGGAATAGACCTCTGATGATGGTGTAGAGCCAGGTACAAGAGGCAGATGAGTGTCCATTGGTACTTAATGAGGACAAGAGATGGACCTTTGGGCATTGTGGTTGATATGTGTCACTTCAGTGGGAAAAAGTGTAGGAAAGGGAAACTTCTCTTCATTGAATGTAACATCTTTAGACACATAAATCTTGCCATCCTTGCTAAGACATTTAAAACCTCTGTGTTGAGTAGACACTCCCAAGTACACACATTCCTGGCTTCTGTACTGAAGTTTATGTTTGTTATATGGCCTCAGTAAAGGGAAGCAGGAACACCCAAAAACCTTTAGATTCTTGTAGTCTGGCTGTTTAGCATATAGAGCAAAGTAGGGTGAACTATGGTTGGGCAGACTAGGAGTAGGTAGTCTATTAATCAGGTGTGTAGCAGTGGTAACACTGTGGTCCCAATATGTCAATGGAAGAGAGGAGTGTGCTAAGAGAGTGAGCCCCATCTCAACAATGTGCCTGTGCTTCCTCTCAACAGTGCCATTCTGATGAGAGGTATGAGGGCA includes these proteins:
- the LOC131617333 gene encoding uncharacterized protein LOC131617333 encodes the protein MQPDFTSFPRTPFGSAKRAFSKSWYKNYAWLEYNEIKDVAYCFYCFLFKRPGRAEHFGFEVFTKSGYKYWKYASQGLKDHVGSHNNLHNSCVKHYDDYNNQRQSVASKFARATKESEELYKIRLTCSVDCSRYLIAQGMTFSGYDEFSISLNKGNFREMVDWVKAKDEQVSDTFERGRKNCIMVSSDIQKELAMCCAHEVTNVIMEDLGSDVDVC